One part of the Musa acuminata AAA Group cultivar baxijiao chromosome BXJ1-5, Cavendish_Baxijiao_AAA, whole genome shotgun sequence genome encodes these proteins:
- the LOC103985219 gene encoding DNA mismatch repair protein MLH1 isoform X5 produces MEVREPDVATVAMGEPVAAGAACVAEPPRIRRLDESVVNRIAAGEVIQRPVSAVKELVENSLDAGSTSISVVVKDGGLKLIQVSDNGHGIRSEDLPILCERHTTSKLSAYEDLQSIKSMGFRGEALASMTYVGHVTVTTITEGQLHGYRVSYRDGVMEHEPKPCAAVRGTQIMVENLFYNMIARRKTLQNANDDYAKIVDLISRFAIHNSSVSFSCRKHGVNRADVHTVTTLSKLDAIKTIYGISVARDLMEITVSDDNPSRSIFEMNGFISNANYTAKKTTMVLFINDRLVECTSLKRAVEVVYSSTLPKASRPFIYMSIKLPSEHVDVNIHPTKREVSLLNQESLIETIQNAVESKLMTCNTTRTFQTQTVSCAPASNFTARKDTEISPSVSGTKSQKVPVNQMVRTDSRDPFGRLHAYWQDCPASQHEKKSELASVRIAVRQRRNPRESADLTSIHELLNEIDQNIHPGLLEIVKNCTYIGLADEVFALLQHNTHLYLVNVVNVSKELMFQQVIRRFAHFNAIQLSEPAPLPELLILALKDEDLESGGDNDDELRKKIAELYVAFCLACQMNTELLKQKREMLEEYFCININQEGNLTRLPVILEQHTPDMDHIPEFLLSLANDVDWENEKECFQAISAVLGNFYAMHPPVLPNPAGDGIEFYKKINGKAASIDDAGNELTGTDDHGQDDLDQELLAEAETAWAQREWNIQHVLFPSMRLFLKPPKSMATDGTFVQKMK; encoded by the exons ATGGAGGTCCGAGAACCGGACGTCGCGACGGTGGCGATGGGCGAGCCCGTCGCGGCGGGGGCCGCCTGCGTGGCCGAGCCGCCTCGGATCCGGCGGCTTGACGAGTCAGTGGTTAACCGGATTGCGGCTGGGGAGGTCATCCAGCGGCCGGTCTCGGCGGTGAAGGAGCTCGTGGAGAACAGCCTCGACGCAGGCTCCACCTCCATCTCCGTTGTCGTCAAGGACGGCGGCCTCAAGCTCATCCAGGTCTCTGATAATGGCCACGGCATCCGA TCTGAAGATCTTCCAATACTATGTGAAAGACACACCACGTCGAAATTATCTGCCTATGAGGACCTCCAGTCAATTAAATCCATGGGTTTTAGAGGAGAAGCTTTGGCCAGCATGACTTATGTTGGTCATGTGACAGTGACAACTATAACTGAGGGCCAGCTGCATGGTTATAG GGTTTCCTATAGAGATGGAGTAATGGAGCACGAACCCAAACCCTGTGCTGCAGTAAGAGGAACTCAGATAATG GTTGAGAACCTCTTCTATAATATGATTGCTCGTAGAAAAACTTTGCAGAATGCCAACGATGATTATGCAAAGATTGTTGACCTAATTAGTCGGTTTGCAATCCATAACAGCAGTGTGAGCTTTTCCTGCAGAAAG CATGGTGTTAATAGAGCAGATGTTCACACTGTTACTACTTTGTCAAAGCTTGATGCCATCAAAACCATATATGGCATTTCTGTTGCTCGTGATCTGATGGAGATAACTGTTTCGGATGACAATCCTTCTCGATCAATATTTGagatgaatggttttatttcaaaTGCAAATTACACAGCAAAGAAAACTACTATGGTTCTTTTCATAAATG ACAGGCTGGTTGAATGCACTTCCTTGAAGAGAGCTGTAGAAGTTGTATACTCATCAACTCTGCCAAAGGCATCTAGACCTTTCATTTATATGTCAATTAAACTTCCATCTGAGCATGTAGATGTGAATATCCATCCCACCAAAAGAGAG GTGAGCCTTTTGAATCAAGAGAGTCTTATTGAAACTATACAGAATGCCGTGGAGTCCAAATTGATGACTTGTAACACCACAAGGACATTCCAAACTCAG ACTGTAAGCTGTGCACCAGCAAGTAACTTTACTGCAAGAAAGGACACTGAGATCAGTCCTTCCGTTTCTG GGACAAAATCCCAGAAAGTGCCAGTAAATCAAATGGTTAGAACAGATTCTCGTGATCCTTTTGGTAGGTTGCATGCCTACTGGCAAGATTGTCCTGCTTCCCAGCATGAAAAGAAATCAGAGCTGGCTTCTGTTAG AATTGCTGTAAGGCAAAGGAGGAACCCAAGGGAATCTGCAGATCTCACCAGCATCCATGAGCTTCTTAATGAAATCGATCAAAACATTCATCCAG GTCTCTTGGAAATTGTCAAAAATTGCACATATATTGGACTTGCTGATGAAGTTTTTGCACTACTTCAACATAATACTCATCTGTACCTTGTGAATGTGGTGAATGTTAG CAAAGAACTTATGTTTCAACAAGTCATACGCCGCTTTGCCCATTTCAATGCCATCCAACTTAGTGAGCCAGCACCTTTACCAGAATTGTTAATTTTGGCATTAAAAGATGAAGACTTAGAATCTGGAGGTGACAATGATGATGAATTGAGAAAGAAGATAGCAGAG CTTTATGTTGCTTTCTGCCTTGCGTGTCAGATGAATACCGAGTTACTTAAACAAAAGCGTGAGATGCTTGAAGAGTATTTCTGCATAAATATAAATCAAGAGGGGAATTTGACGAGACTACCCGTGATACTTGAGCAGCATACTCCTGATATGGACCACATTCCAGAATTCTTGTTGAGTTTGGCTAATGAT GTTGATTGGGAGAATGAGAAAGAATGCTTCCAGGCAATATCTGCAGTTCTCGGTAACTTCTATGCCATGCATCCTCCTGTCCTGCCTAATCCAGCAGGTGATGGGATTGAATTCTACAAGAAAATTAACGGCAAAGCTGCGTCTATTGATGATGCAGGCAATGAGTTGACTGGCACTG atgatcatggacaagATGATCTTGACCAGGAGCTACTGGCTGAGGCAGAAACTGCCTGGGCCCAGCGTGAGTGGAACATTCAGCACGTATTATTCCCATCTATGAGACTGTTTCTCAAACCACCAAAATCAATGGCTACAGATGGAACTTTTGTTCAG aagatgaagtag
- the LOC103985219 gene encoding DNA mismatch repair protein MLH1 isoform X2, translated as MEVREPDVATVAMGEPVAAGAACVAEPPRIRRLDESVVNRIAAGEVIQRPVSAVKELVENSLDAGSTSISVVVKDGGLKLIQVSDNGHGIRSEDLPILCERHTTSKLSAYEDLQSIKSMGFRGEALASMTYVGHVTVTTITEGQLHGYRVSYRDGVMEHEPKPCAAVRGTQIMVENLFYNMIARRKTLQNANDDYAKIVDLISRFAIHNSSVSFSCRKHGVNRADVHTVTTLSKLDAIKTIYGISVARDLMEITVSDDNPSRSIFEMNGFISNANYTAKKTTMVLFINDRLVECTSLKRAVEVVYSSTLPKASRPFIYMSIKLPSEHVDVNIHPTKREVSLLNQESLIETIQNAVESKLMTCNTTRTFQTQTVSCAPASNFTARKDTEISPSVSGTKSQKVPVNQMVRTDSRDPFGRLHAYWQDCPASQHEKKSELASVRQRRNPRESADLTSIHELLNEIDQNIHPGLLEIVKNCTYIGLADEVFALLQHNTHLYLVNVVNVSKELMFQQVIRRFAHFNAIQLSEPAPLPELLILALKDEDLESGGDNDDELRKKIAELYVAFCLACQMNTELLKQKREMLEEYFCININQEGNLTRLPVILEQHTPDMDHIPEFLLSLANDVDWENEKECFQAISAVLGNFYAMHPPVLPNPAGDGIEFYKKINGKAASIDDAGNELTGTDDHGQDDLDQELLAEAETAWAQREWNIQHVLFPSMRLFLKPPKSMATDGTFVQVASLEKLYKIFERC; from the exons ATGGAGGTCCGAGAACCGGACGTCGCGACGGTGGCGATGGGCGAGCCCGTCGCGGCGGGGGCCGCCTGCGTGGCCGAGCCGCCTCGGATCCGGCGGCTTGACGAGTCAGTGGTTAACCGGATTGCGGCTGGGGAGGTCATCCAGCGGCCGGTCTCGGCGGTGAAGGAGCTCGTGGAGAACAGCCTCGACGCAGGCTCCACCTCCATCTCCGTTGTCGTCAAGGACGGCGGCCTCAAGCTCATCCAGGTCTCTGATAATGGCCACGGCATCCGA TCTGAAGATCTTCCAATACTATGTGAAAGACACACCACGTCGAAATTATCTGCCTATGAGGACCTCCAGTCAATTAAATCCATGGGTTTTAGAGGAGAAGCTTTGGCCAGCATGACTTATGTTGGTCATGTGACAGTGACAACTATAACTGAGGGCCAGCTGCATGGTTATAG GGTTTCCTATAGAGATGGAGTAATGGAGCACGAACCCAAACCCTGTGCTGCAGTAAGAGGAACTCAGATAATG GTTGAGAACCTCTTCTATAATATGATTGCTCGTAGAAAAACTTTGCAGAATGCCAACGATGATTATGCAAAGATTGTTGACCTAATTAGTCGGTTTGCAATCCATAACAGCAGTGTGAGCTTTTCCTGCAGAAAG CATGGTGTTAATAGAGCAGATGTTCACACTGTTACTACTTTGTCAAAGCTTGATGCCATCAAAACCATATATGGCATTTCTGTTGCTCGTGATCTGATGGAGATAACTGTTTCGGATGACAATCCTTCTCGATCAATATTTGagatgaatggttttatttcaaaTGCAAATTACACAGCAAAGAAAACTACTATGGTTCTTTTCATAAATG ACAGGCTGGTTGAATGCACTTCCTTGAAGAGAGCTGTAGAAGTTGTATACTCATCAACTCTGCCAAAGGCATCTAGACCTTTCATTTATATGTCAATTAAACTTCCATCTGAGCATGTAGATGTGAATATCCATCCCACCAAAAGAGAG GTGAGCCTTTTGAATCAAGAGAGTCTTATTGAAACTATACAGAATGCCGTGGAGTCCAAATTGATGACTTGTAACACCACAAGGACATTCCAAACTCAG ACTGTAAGCTGTGCACCAGCAAGTAACTTTACTGCAAGAAAGGACACTGAGATCAGTCCTTCCGTTTCTG GGACAAAATCCCAGAAAGTGCCAGTAAATCAAATGGTTAGAACAGATTCTCGTGATCCTTTTGGTAGGTTGCATGCCTACTGGCAAGATTGTCCTGCTTCCCAGCATGAAAAGAAATCAGAGCTGGCTTCTGTTAG GCAAAGGAGGAACCCAAGGGAATCTGCAGATCTCACCAGCATCCATGAGCTTCTTAATGAAATCGATCAAAACATTCATCCAG GTCTCTTGGAAATTGTCAAAAATTGCACATATATTGGACTTGCTGATGAAGTTTTTGCACTACTTCAACATAATACTCATCTGTACCTTGTGAATGTGGTGAATGTTAG CAAAGAACTTATGTTTCAACAAGTCATACGCCGCTTTGCCCATTTCAATGCCATCCAACTTAGTGAGCCAGCACCTTTACCAGAATTGTTAATTTTGGCATTAAAAGATGAAGACTTAGAATCTGGAGGTGACAATGATGATGAATTGAGAAAGAAGATAGCAGAG CTTTATGTTGCTTTCTGCCTTGCGTGTCAGATGAATACCGAGTTACTTAAACAAAAGCGTGAGATGCTTGAAGAGTATTTCTGCATAAATATAAATCAAGAGGGGAATTTGACGAGACTACCCGTGATACTTGAGCAGCATACTCCTGATATGGACCACATTCCAGAATTCTTGTTGAGTTTGGCTAATGAT GTTGATTGGGAGAATGAGAAAGAATGCTTCCAGGCAATATCTGCAGTTCTCGGTAACTTCTATGCCATGCATCCTCCTGTCCTGCCTAATCCAGCAGGTGATGGGATTGAATTCTACAAGAAAATTAACGGCAAAGCTGCGTCTATTGATGATGCAGGCAATGAGTTGACTGGCACTG atgatcatggacaagATGATCTTGACCAGGAGCTACTGGCTGAGGCAGAAACTGCCTGGGCCCAGCGTGAGTGGAACATTCAGCACGTATTATTCCCATCTATGAGACTGTTTCTCAAACCACCAAAATCAATGGCTACAGATGGAACTTTTGTTCAG GTTGCTTCTCTAGAGAAGCTctacaaaatctttgaaaggtgtTAG
- the LOC103985219 gene encoding DNA mismatch repair protein MLH1 isoform X1 has protein sequence MEVREPDVATVAMGEPVAAGAACVAEPPRIRRLDESVVNRIAAGEVIQRPVSAVKELVENSLDAGSTSISVVVKDGGLKLIQVSDNGHGIRSEDLPILCERHTTSKLSAYEDLQSIKSMGFRGEALASMTYVGHVTVTTITEGQLHGYRVSYRDGVMEHEPKPCAAVRGTQIMVENLFYNMIARRKTLQNANDDYAKIVDLISRFAIHNSSVSFSCRKHGVNRADVHTVTTLSKLDAIKTIYGISVARDLMEITVSDDNPSRSIFEMNGFISNANYTAKKTTMVLFINDRLVECTSLKRAVEVVYSSTLPKASRPFIYMSIKLPSEHVDVNIHPTKREVSLLNQESLIETIQNAVESKLMTCNTTRTFQTQTVSCAPASNFTARKDTEISPSVSGTKSQKVPVNQMVRTDSRDPFGRLHAYWQDCPASQHEKKSELASVRIAVRQRRNPRESADLTSIHELLNEIDQNIHPGLLEIVKNCTYIGLADEVFALLQHNTHLYLVNVVNVSKELMFQQVIRRFAHFNAIQLSEPAPLPELLILALKDEDLESGGDNDDELRKKIAELYVAFCLACQMNTELLKQKREMLEEYFCININQEGNLTRLPVILEQHTPDMDHIPEFLLSLANDVDWENEKECFQAISAVLGNFYAMHPPVLPNPAGDGIEFYKKINGKAASIDDAGNELTGTDDHGQDDLDQELLAEAETAWAQREWNIQHVLFPSMRLFLKPPKSMATDGTFVQVASLEKLYKIFERC, from the exons ATGGAGGTCCGAGAACCGGACGTCGCGACGGTGGCGATGGGCGAGCCCGTCGCGGCGGGGGCCGCCTGCGTGGCCGAGCCGCCTCGGATCCGGCGGCTTGACGAGTCAGTGGTTAACCGGATTGCGGCTGGGGAGGTCATCCAGCGGCCGGTCTCGGCGGTGAAGGAGCTCGTGGAGAACAGCCTCGACGCAGGCTCCACCTCCATCTCCGTTGTCGTCAAGGACGGCGGCCTCAAGCTCATCCAGGTCTCTGATAATGGCCACGGCATCCGA TCTGAAGATCTTCCAATACTATGTGAAAGACACACCACGTCGAAATTATCTGCCTATGAGGACCTCCAGTCAATTAAATCCATGGGTTTTAGAGGAGAAGCTTTGGCCAGCATGACTTATGTTGGTCATGTGACAGTGACAACTATAACTGAGGGCCAGCTGCATGGTTATAG GGTTTCCTATAGAGATGGAGTAATGGAGCACGAACCCAAACCCTGTGCTGCAGTAAGAGGAACTCAGATAATG GTTGAGAACCTCTTCTATAATATGATTGCTCGTAGAAAAACTTTGCAGAATGCCAACGATGATTATGCAAAGATTGTTGACCTAATTAGTCGGTTTGCAATCCATAACAGCAGTGTGAGCTTTTCCTGCAGAAAG CATGGTGTTAATAGAGCAGATGTTCACACTGTTACTACTTTGTCAAAGCTTGATGCCATCAAAACCATATATGGCATTTCTGTTGCTCGTGATCTGATGGAGATAACTGTTTCGGATGACAATCCTTCTCGATCAATATTTGagatgaatggttttatttcaaaTGCAAATTACACAGCAAAGAAAACTACTATGGTTCTTTTCATAAATG ACAGGCTGGTTGAATGCACTTCCTTGAAGAGAGCTGTAGAAGTTGTATACTCATCAACTCTGCCAAAGGCATCTAGACCTTTCATTTATATGTCAATTAAACTTCCATCTGAGCATGTAGATGTGAATATCCATCCCACCAAAAGAGAG GTGAGCCTTTTGAATCAAGAGAGTCTTATTGAAACTATACAGAATGCCGTGGAGTCCAAATTGATGACTTGTAACACCACAAGGACATTCCAAACTCAG ACTGTAAGCTGTGCACCAGCAAGTAACTTTACTGCAAGAAAGGACACTGAGATCAGTCCTTCCGTTTCTG GGACAAAATCCCAGAAAGTGCCAGTAAATCAAATGGTTAGAACAGATTCTCGTGATCCTTTTGGTAGGTTGCATGCCTACTGGCAAGATTGTCCTGCTTCCCAGCATGAAAAGAAATCAGAGCTGGCTTCTGTTAG AATTGCTGTAAGGCAAAGGAGGAACCCAAGGGAATCTGCAGATCTCACCAGCATCCATGAGCTTCTTAATGAAATCGATCAAAACATTCATCCAG GTCTCTTGGAAATTGTCAAAAATTGCACATATATTGGACTTGCTGATGAAGTTTTTGCACTACTTCAACATAATACTCATCTGTACCTTGTGAATGTGGTGAATGTTAG CAAAGAACTTATGTTTCAACAAGTCATACGCCGCTTTGCCCATTTCAATGCCATCCAACTTAGTGAGCCAGCACCTTTACCAGAATTGTTAATTTTGGCATTAAAAGATGAAGACTTAGAATCTGGAGGTGACAATGATGATGAATTGAGAAAGAAGATAGCAGAG CTTTATGTTGCTTTCTGCCTTGCGTGTCAGATGAATACCGAGTTACTTAAACAAAAGCGTGAGATGCTTGAAGAGTATTTCTGCATAAATATAAATCAAGAGGGGAATTTGACGAGACTACCCGTGATACTTGAGCAGCATACTCCTGATATGGACCACATTCCAGAATTCTTGTTGAGTTTGGCTAATGAT GTTGATTGGGAGAATGAGAAAGAATGCTTCCAGGCAATATCTGCAGTTCTCGGTAACTTCTATGCCATGCATCCTCCTGTCCTGCCTAATCCAGCAGGTGATGGGATTGAATTCTACAAGAAAATTAACGGCAAAGCTGCGTCTATTGATGATGCAGGCAATGAGTTGACTGGCACTG atgatcatggacaagATGATCTTGACCAGGAGCTACTGGCTGAGGCAGAAACTGCCTGGGCCCAGCGTGAGTGGAACATTCAGCACGTATTATTCCCATCTATGAGACTGTTTCTCAAACCACCAAAATCAATGGCTACAGATGGAACTTTTGTTCAG GTTGCTTCTCTAGAGAAGCTctacaaaatctttgaaaggtgtTAG
- the LOC103985219 gene encoding DNA mismatch repair protein MLH1 isoform X4 has protein sequence MEVREPDVATVAMGEPVAAGAACVAEPPRIRRLDESVVNRIAAGEVIQRPVSAVKELVENSLDAGSTSISVVVKDGGLKLIQVSDNGHGIRSEDLPILCERHTTSKLSAYEDLQSIKSMGFRGEALASMTYVGHVTVTTITEGQLHGYRVSYRDGVMEHEPKPCAAVRGTQIMVENLFYNMIARRKTLQNANDDYAKIVDLISRFAIHNSSVSFSCRKHGVNRADVHTVTTLSKLDAIKTIYGISVARDLMEITVSDDNPSRSIFEMNGFISNANYTAKKTTMVLFINDRLVECTSLKRAVEVVYSSTLPKASRPFIYMSIKLPSEHVDVNIHPTKREVSLLNQESLIETIQNAVESKLMTCNTTRTFQTQTVSCAPASNFTARKDTEISPSVSGTKSQKVPVNQMVRTDSRDPFGRLHAYWQDCPASQHEKKSELASVRIAVRQRRNPRESADLTSIHELLNEIDQNIHPGLLEIVKNCTYIGLADEVFALLQHNTHLYLVNVVNVSKELMFQQVIRRFAHFNAIQLSEPAPLPELLILALKDEDLESGGDNDDELRKKIAEMNTELLKQKREMLEEYFCININQEGNLTRLPVILEQHTPDMDHIPEFLLSLANDVDWENEKECFQAISAVLGNFYAMHPPVLPNPAGDGIEFYKKINGKAASIDDAGNELTGTDDHGQDDLDQELLAEAETAWAQREWNIQHVLFPSMRLFLKPPKSMATDGTFVQVASLEKLYKIFERC, from the exons ATGGAGGTCCGAGAACCGGACGTCGCGACGGTGGCGATGGGCGAGCCCGTCGCGGCGGGGGCCGCCTGCGTGGCCGAGCCGCCTCGGATCCGGCGGCTTGACGAGTCAGTGGTTAACCGGATTGCGGCTGGGGAGGTCATCCAGCGGCCGGTCTCGGCGGTGAAGGAGCTCGTGGAGAACAGCCTCGACGCAGGCTCCACCTCCATCTCCGTTGTCGTCAAGGACGGCGGCCTCAAGCTCATCCAGGTCTCTGATAATGGCCACGGCATCCGA TCTGAAGATCTTCCAATACTATGTGAAAGACACACCACGTCGAAATTATCTGCCTATGAGGACCTCCAGTCAATTAAATCCATGGGTTTTAGAGGAGAAGCTTTGGCCAGCATGACTTATGTTGGTCATGTGACAGTGACAACTATAACTGAGGGCCAGCTGCATGGTTATAG GGTTTCCTATAGAGATGGAGTAATGGAGCACGAACCCAAACCCTGTGCTGCAGTAAGAGGAACTCAGATAATG GTTGAGAACCTCTTCTATAATATGATTGCTCGTAGAAAAACTTTGCAGAATGCCAACGATGATTATGCAAAGATTGTTGACCTAATTAGTCGGTTTGCAATCCATAACAGCAGTGTGAGCTTTTCCTGCAGAAAG CATGGTGTTAATAGAGCAGATGTTCACACTGTTACTACTTTGTCAAAGCTTGATGCCATCAAAACCATATATGGCATTTCTGTTGCTCGTGATCTGATGGAGATAACTGTTTCGGATGACAATCCTTCTCGATCAATATTTGagatgaatggttttatttcaaaTGCAAATTACACAGCAAAGAAAACTACTATGGTTCTTTTCATAAATG ACAGGCTGGTTGAATGCACTTCCTTGAAGAGAGCTGTAGAAGTTGTATACTCATCAACTCTGCCAAAGGCATCTAGACCTTTCATTTATATGTCAATTAAACTTCCATCTGAGCATGTAGATGTGAATATCCATCCCACCAAAAGAGAG GTGAGCCTTTTGAATCAAGAGAGTCTTATTGAAACTATACAGAATGCCGTGGAGTCCAAATTGATGACTTGTAACACCACAAGGACATTCCAAACTCAG ACTGTAAGCTGTGCACCAGCAAGTAACTTTACTGCAAGAAAGGACACTGAGATCAGTCCTTCCGTTTCTG GGACAAAATCCCAGAAAGTGCCAGTAAATCAAATGGTTAGAACAGATTCTCGTGATCCTTTTGGTAGGTTGCATGCCTACTGGCAAGATTGTCCTGCTTCCCAGCATGAAAAGAAATCAGAGCTGGCTTCTGTTAG AATTGCTGTAAGGCAAAGGAGGAACCCAAGGGAATCTGCAGATCTCACCAGCATCCATGAGCTTCTTAATGAAATCGATCAAAACATTCATCCAG GTCTCTTGGAAATTGTCAAAAATTGCACATATATTGGACTTGCTGATGAAGTTTTTGCACTACTTCAACATAATACTCATCTGTACCTTGTGAATGTGGTGAATGTTAG CAAAGAACTTATGTTTCAACAAGTCATACGCCGCTTTGCCCATTTCAATGCCATCCAACTTAGTGAGCCAGCACCTTTACCAGAATTGTTAATTTTGGCATTAAAAGATGAAGACTTAGAATCTGGAGGTGACAATGATGATGAATTGAGAAAGAAGATAGCAGAG ATGAATACCGAGTTACTTAAACAAAAGCGTGAGATGCTTGAAGAGTATTTCTGCATAAATATAAATCAAGAGGGGAATTTGACGAGACTACCCGTGATACTTGAGCAGCATACTCCTGATATGGACCACATTCCAGAATTCTTGTTGAGTTTGGCTAATGAT GTTGATTGGGAGAATGAGAAAGAATGCTTCCAGGCAATATCTGCAGTTCTCGGTAACTTCTATGCCATGCATCCTCCTGTCCTGCCTAATCCAGCAGGTGATGGGATTGAATTCTACAAGAAAATTAACGGCAAAGCTGCGTCTATTGATGATGCAGGCAATGAGTTGACTGGCACTG atgatcatggacaagATGATCTTGACCAGGAGCTACTGGCTGAGGCAGAAACTGCCTGGGCCCAGCGTGAGTGGAACATTCAGCACGTATTATTCCCATCTATGAGACTGTTTCTCAAACCACCAAAATCAATGGCTACAGATGGAACTTTTGTTCAG GTTGCTTCTCTAGAGAAGCTctacaaaatctttgaaaggtgtTAG